In the genome of Leptospira sanjuanensis, one region contains:
- a CDS encoding helix-turn-helix domain-containing protein: protein MKSDLQSCIERNIFSAFILFFGAYLALWNGIVSEALDTGAFPKLKWIALIYGTGIYSFLLLRMTIQNVLQNPVPCKTVLRNAGGAGALSFIFLIYFEEPAPLLIAGELACFSICLITAVENGLFFRKVEPNRKNPYLFAIPVGFGAGILGNVIGITFYNSNWNSISNYTQILLVSILYFINREAANRNLKKSEFKEFTENEEIEEINEQPSTLNDSERTNDRIEEKNLLKEDDLKRAEERLSAFIAAKLYADDSIRLIDLSAYLGISLHQASFYLNNYKNTGFSDFINRNRMNDAVRLLSEKQNMNLLDIAFECGFNSYTSFHRACKKWTGDSPKGLRKKALL, encoded by the coding sequence TTGAAATCCGATCTGCAATCGTGCATCGAGAGGAATATTTTCTCCGCGTTTATTTTGTTTTTCGGAGCTTACCTTGCGCTCTGGAACGGAATCGTTTCCGAGGCGCTCGATACCGGAGCATTCCCTAAACTCAAATGGATCGCATTGATTTATGGAACCGGAATCTATTCTTTTCTATTGCTCCGAATGACGATCCAAAACGTTCTTCAAAATCCGGTTCCGTGTAAGACCGTTCTCCGAAACGCCGGCGGTGCGGGCGCTCTTTCTTTCATCTTTTTGATTTATTTCGAAGAACCCGCTCCTCTTTTAATCGCCGGAGAACTCGCGTGCTTCAGTATTTGTCTGATTACGGCCGTTGAAAACGGTTTGTTTTTCCGCAAAGTCGAGCCGAATCGGAAAAATCCGTATTTGTTCGCGATCCCGGTCGGATTCGGCGCGGGGATTCTGGGAAATGTAATCGGGATAACGTTTTATAACTCGAACTGGAACAGTATTTCAAACTATACTCAAATACTTCTCGTTTCAATTCTATACTTCATCAACAGAGAAGCCGCAAACCGGAATCTGAAAAAATCCGAATTCAAAGAGTTTACGGAAAACGAAGAGATCGAGGAAATCAACGAACAGCCGTCGACCTTAAACGATTCCGAACGAACAAACGATCGGATCGAGGAAAAAAATCTTCTCAAAGAGGACGATCTTAAACGCGCGGAAGAAAGATTGAGCGCCTTTATAGCGGCGAAATTATACGCGGATGACAGCATCCGTTTGATCGATCTTTCCGCGTATCTGGGAATCAGCCTTCACCAAGCATCTTTTTATTTGAACAATTATAAGAACACCGGCTTTTCCGATTTTATCAATCGCAATCGCATGAACGATGCAGTACGCCTTCTCTCGGAAAAACAAAACATGAATCTCTTGGACATCGCGTTCGAATGCGGATTTAACTCCTACACTTCCTTTCACCGGGCGTGTAAAAAGTGGACCGGCGATTCTCCAAAGGGACTCAGAAAGAAAGCTCTCCTTTAA